A genomic segment from Flavobacterium inviolabile encodes:
- a CDS encoding ferredoxin--NADP reductase yields MSTFHSLLIKEVRRETAQAVSVSFDVPENLKSEYQFIAGQYINIKYSQDGKEIRRAYSICSSPTSGELRVAIKAVSDGYFSRIANEKLKEGDRIEVGVPEGKFTFEPKPDNQRNYAAFAAGSGITPVMSIIQAVLEGEPNSTFVLVYGNKSPEDTIFYKKLHDLQLQYVGRFFVHYVFSQAKAEDSIFGRIERSTVNFVIKNKHASLTFAKYYLCGPEEMIATVSGVLKEQNVPEKDIKFELFTTSSTETKIENTLGGHTKITVLVDDEEVTFEMAQKQTILEAALKQGVDAPYSCQGGICSSCLAKITSGSAEMRKNSILTDKEIASGLILTCQAHPTSSEIYIDYDDV; encoded by the coding sequence ATGTCAACATTTCATTCTTTATTAATAAAAGAAGTCAGAAGAGAAACCGCACAGGCTGTTTCTGTTTCTTTTGATGTTCCGGAAAATTTAAAATCTGAATACCAATTTATCGCCGGTCAATACATTAATATAAAATATTCCCAGGACGGAAAAGAGATCCGCAGAGCCTATTCCATCTGTTCCTCTCCCACCAGCGGTGAATTGCGTGTAGCGATTAAAGCGGTTTCGGACGGTTACTTTTCGAGAATAGCAAATGAAAAATTAAAAGAAGGTGATCGTATTGAAGTTGGCGTTCCGGAAGGAAAATTTACTTTTGAACCCAAACCGGACAATCAGCGCAATTATGCTGCATTTGCTGCCGGAAGCGGTATCACACCGGTTATGTCTATCATACAGGCTGTTTTAGAAGGAGAACCAAACAGTACTTTTGTTCTGGTTTACGGAAACAAATCGCCAGAGGATACTATTTTTTATAAAAAACTGCATGATTTACAACTGCAATACGTAGGTCGTTTCTTTGTACACTATGTATTCAGCCAGGCTAAAGCCGAAGATTCCATTTTTGGAAGAATTGAGCGTTCTACCGTTAATTTTGTAATCAAGAACAAACATGCTTCGCTAACATTCGCTAAATATTATTTGTGTGGTCCGGAAGAAATGATTGCGACCGTAAGCGGTGTTTTAAAAGAGCAGAATGTTCCTGAAAAAGATATTAAGTTTGAGCTTTTCACAACATCCTCTACAGAAACTAAAATTGAAAATACTTTAGGCGGGCATACTAAAATCACGGTTTTGGTTGACGATGAAGAGGTTACTTTCGAAATGGCTCAAAAGCAAACCATTCTTGAAGCAGCTTTAAAACAAGGTGTTGATGCCCCATATTCCTGTCAGGGTGGTATTTGCAGCAGCTGTCTGGCAAAAATAACAAGTGGCAGCGCCGAAATGCGAAAAAATTCCATCTTAACCGACAAAGAAATTGCCTCAGGATTAATTTTAACCTGTCAGGCACATCCAACATCCAGTGAAATCTATATCGATTACGACGATGTATAA